Below is a genomic region from Planctomycetota bacterium.
GGCCACGTTCATCGTCATCTTCGGCCCCATCTTCATCCGCTTTGTGATCGGCACGGAGTAGCGCCATGACGCCAGGGCTCGTGGCGCTCCTTCGCGAGCTCGTGAGCATCCCCAGCATGAACCCCTATCGCCGCCCCGACCTGCCGCCGGGCTACGGCGAGGCCGCGCTCGCCGCGCGCGTGGCCGCACTCCTGCGCGACGCCGGCCTGAGCGTGGAACTCCAGGAGATCGCCCCCGGCCGCCCCAACGTCCTCGCCCGCCTCGACGGGCCGCCCGACGCCGCCCCGCGGCTCTTCGTGGCGCACCTCGACACCGTGCCGGTCGAGGGCATGACCATCGCGCCCTTCGAAGGCGCGGTGCGCGAGGGGCGCCTCTACGGCCGCGGGGCCTGCGACAACAAGGGGTCCCTCGCCGCCATGCTCGCCGCGCTCCGGCGCGTGGCGGCCGCAGGGTCCAACACGTCGCCCCTCCTCTTCGCCGCCACGGCCGACGAGGAGAACGGCTACCGCGGCATCCGGGCCGCGCTGCGGCAGTGCGGCCCGCCGACCGCGGATGGCGGACCGGAATCCGCGAGGGCGCCGCGGGCCGCGTTCGTCGGAGAGCCCACGTCCCTTGCCATCGTGATCGCCCACCGCGGCGTGGTTCGGTGGACGCTCACCCAGTCGGGCCAGAGCGCCCACAGCGCGCACCCCGAGCAGGGGGTGAACGCGATCTACCGAATGACGCCGCTGCTGCGCGACCTGGAGGCCCTGGCGGGCGAGATCGCGCGCCGGCCCGCCCACCCGCTCGTGGGGCCGCCCACGCTCAGCGTGGGCACCATCCACGGCGGCCACAGCGTGAACACCGTGCCCGACCACTGCACCATCGAGGTGGACCGCCGCCTGGTGCCCGGAGAGTCGGCCGATGAGGCCGAGGCCGAAGTGCGCACCCTGGCCGGCCGCCACGGGGCGGCCGTCGAGCGCTTCTTCTACGCCGGCGCCTTCGAGGTGCCGCCCGACGCCCTGGCCGTGCGCATGGCCGAGGCGGCGGTGCGGGCGGTGACGGGCGCGGCAAAGACCCTGGGCGTCGCCTATGCCACCGAGGCCCCCGAGGTGTCCGACGCCGGCATCCCCGTCGTGGTCCTCGGGCCGGGCGACGGCTCGAAGGCCCACTCGGCCGACGAGTGGATCGAGCTTGACCAACTGGACGCCGCCTCCCAGGTGTACGAACACCTGATGACCCAACCGGTTGAAAAATGACGCCTTCGCCCTCTGAACCCCCCGGGACCCGGCGCCGCGGCATGCGGCGGCTCAGGGTCGCCTGGCGCCGAGCCTTCCGCCAGCGCCCCATCGCGCCCGAAGAGTTGCCCGACATCATGCGCAAGCACATCTACACGGGGGCCATGGGCAATGTGTGGGCCTCGCTGGTCACCGGCCTGTTCTTCGTGGTCTTCGGCAACGCCGTGGGCATGGACCCGTGGCTCTGGGGCGTGATGTCGAGCATCTCGTCGTTCGCCCTCATCGGCCAGCTCTTCTCGTCGTGGCTCACGCAGCGGGTGAAGCGCCGCAAGCTGGTCTGGTTCGTGAACGCCCTGGCCGCGCGCGTGGTGCGGTACGTGACCATCCTGCTGGCCGTGGCGTTCTACCAGCCGGGGTCGAAGACGGCGGCCACCGTGCTCATCGTGGGCACGTGCCTGTGCAACCTGTTCGGCGCCCTGTCGGCGCCGCCCTGGATGTCGTGGCTCGCCGACCTCATTCCCGAGCGCCAGCACGGGGGCTTCTGGGGGCGCCGCGCCTCGTGGATTGACGCGGCCGTGGGCCTCACCATCATCCCCACCGGCCTGCTGGTGGACCGCGTGCCCGAGGCCTGGAAGCTGGTGGCCCTGCTCGGCGTGTTCACGGGCGCCACGGTGGTGGGGATCGTGGACCTGCTGATCCACAACACGCTGCCCGAGCCGCCCATGGCGCGGCCCAGCGAGGCCCACTACTTCCGCCATCTGGCCATGCCGCTCCGCGACCGCGCCTTCCGGCCCTGGCTCACCTTCAACTTCTGCTGGACCTTCGGCATGACGTTCGGCGGCGCGCTCTCGCTGGTGTTCTTCACCGACCAACTGGGGATTCGCAAGAACCTCTTCGGCGGCAATATCGTGCTCACCATCATCCCCATCGTCGGCGGCATCCTCGTGGGCTCGAAGTCGGGCAAGCTCGTGGACAAGCTGGGTGCAAAGCCGGTGCTCTGGTGGGGGCACCTCTTCTGGGCCATGCTGCCGGGGTTGTGGCTCTTCGCCTCGCCGGCCACGGCGATGTTCTGGCTCACGGTGCAGGGCATCATCAGCGGCACCGCCAGCCGAGCGGCCACCACGGCGGCCAATAAGCTCGTCACCCGCTTCCCCGCGCCGCAGGACGTGGCGGTCTACAGCGCCGTGTCGTCCTGCGTCGCCAGCGTGGCCTCGGGCCTCGGGTGCCTGGCCGGGGGGTATCTCCTGCGAGTGCTCGCGGGCTGGGAGCTCCGCGTGCTGGGCATCACCTTCATCGGCTTCCACGTGCTCTTCATCGTGTCGCTGGCCCTGCGGCTCGTCTCGGCGCTTTGCCTGATTCGGCCCATCCTCGAGACGCGCCGCGCCGCCCCGCCCGCCTCTCCCGCCGCCTGAGGGTCACAGGGCGGCGAGCATCTTGCTCAGCGCCGCGGCGCTCTGTCGCAGGCGGTCCGCTCCGGCCATGTTCGGCGTGAAGTCCTCGATGATCAGCGGCGGGTGGATCCCCGCGTCGTGAAGGGCCTTCACCCACGCGGGCAGGTAGAGGTCCCCCTCCTCCATCCGGCACATCTGGCCCGCCATCTTCTTGCAGCCGAGGGGGTCCACATCCGTGATGATGCGGCGGTTGCCGCCGATGTGCACGCAGTCAATGTAGTCGCGCAGCACCGACACGGCGAGCACGGGGGCCACCTCGCCCTCGCGGCCGAAGTTGGCGATGTCGAAGATCACGCCGATGCGGTCGGGCGGAAAGTGGCGGACGACGTTCCACGCCAGGCCCGGCGAGGTGATCATGGTGCCGCAGTGGGTCTCGAGGATGAGCTTGATACCCATGGGGGCGGCTAGGTGCCCGATGATGTGGGCATAGCGCTCGACCACGCGGTCGAGCAGGGCCTCGTAGTCGAACGGCTCGCGCGGGTAGCTTGGCGGACCGCAGCGGACCGCCTTCGCCTCGGCCGCGGCGGCTCCTTCGAGGTGGAGCTTGATGGCGTCGTCGGGCAGGTCGGTCGAGCACACCGGCACGGTGCCCCAGGGCTCGAGCCCTGCGTCGCGCAGCCGGCGGGTGAGCGCGGCGCCCTCCTTCACCAGCCGCTCGGGCGTGAGGTCGAACCTGTGGTTGCCCCAGTTGCCCCACGGCTTGTCGCGCTGCTCGGGCGGGATGACGCGCGGGCGGTACTGGTAGTAGCGGATGCCCAGCTCGCGGCAGAGCGCGATCTGCTCGGCGAAGTCCAGCTCCGGCAACATCACGGCGGTGACGCCCATCTCCATAGCGGCGGCTCCTATCTCGCGGCGGCGTTGATGGCGCGGGCGATGGCGCGCAGTTCCTCCGGGGAGAAATCGCCCACGATGACCGCGTGGTTCACGTCAATCACGGTGTGAATGGTGGGGGCGGCCAGCACCTGCCCCTCCACCAGAATGGCCAGGCGCCGGCCCACGTTCCGCCCGGTGATCTCCACGAGCTTCCTGAACCCAGGCTCCGTGAAGGTCAGAGAGACCTGCCGCTTTCCCCCCGCCCCTCTGGTCACGTGGGCCGACTTCACGTCGCGCGCGTCCATCAGCACCTGCTTGCTCACACAGCAGGTCGCCTCCCTGCCCCTGATCTTGACTGGCTCGGCGTCGGCTCGCCCCTCCTCCTCCACGAGGCGGAACTGAAGGATGTTGGGGTCCTTCGGCGTCGAGCGAGCCTTCAGATGCGAGCAGCCCGCCAGCGGCAGGATCAGCCCGCAGATCGCCCAGAGCCCGATGGTCCTCATCGCAGGTTCTCCTCAGTCCAGAGAGAACTCGACGGAGGAGCCGGCCGGAAGCGGCACGTCCCCCTTGCCCGGCGCCCGCAGCACGAAGCCGCCGGGCGGCCTGGCGTCTCCCGCGAGCCTCAGAAGGCCCTTGCCGCCGCTCGCAACGCACGTGAACGAGCAGGCG
It encodes:
- a CDS encoding MFS transporter, giving the protein MRRLRVAWRRAFRQRPIAPEELPDIMRKHIYTGAMGNVWASLVTGLFFVVFGNAVGMDPWLWGVMSSISSFALIGQLFSSWLTQRVKRRKLVWFVNALAARVVRYVTILLAVAFYQPGSKTAATVLIVGTCLCNLFGALSAPPWMSWLADLIPERQHGGFWGRRASWIDAAVGLTIIPTGLLVDRVPEAWKLVALLGVFTGATVVGIVDLLIHNTLPEPPMARPSEAHYFRHLAMPLRDRAFRPWLTFNFCWTFGMTFGGALSLVFFTDQLGIRKNLFGGNIVLTIIPIVGGILVGSKSGKLVDKLGAKPVLWWGHLFWAMLPGLWLFASPATAMFWLTVQGIISGTASRAATTAANKLVTRFPAPQDVAVYSAVSSCVASVASGLGCLAGGYLLRVLAGWELRVLGITFIGFHVLFIVSLALRLVSALCLIRPILETRRAAPPASPAA
- a CDS encoding TIM barrel protein — translated: MEMGVTAVMLPELDFAEQIALCRELGIRYYQYRPRVIPPEQRDKPWGNWGNHRFDLTPERLVKEGAALTRRLRDAGLEPWGTVPVCSTDLPDDAIKLHLEGAAAAEAKAVRCGPPSYPREPFDYEALLDRVVERYAHIIGHLAAPMGIKLILETHCGTMITSPGLAWNVVRHFPPDRIGVIFDIANFGREGEVAPVLAVSVLRDYIDCVHIGGNRRIITDVDPLGCKKMAGQMCRMEEGDLYLPAWVKALHDAGIHPPLIIEDFTPNMAGADRLRQSAAALSKMLAAL
- a CDS encoding M20 family metallopeptidase, with amino-acid sequence MTPGLVALLRELVSIPSMNPYRRPDLPPGYGEAALAARVAALLRDAGLSVELQEIAPGRPNVLARLDGPPDAAPRLFVAHLDTVPVEGMTIAPFEGAVREGRLYGRGACDNKGSLAAMLAALRRVAAAGSNTSPLLFAATADEENGYRGIRAALRQCGPPTADGGPESARAPRAAFVGEPTSLAIVIAHRGVVRWTLTQSGQSAHSAHPEQGVNAIYRMTPLLRDLEALAGEIARRPAHPLVGPPTLSVGTIHGGHSVNTVPDHCTIEVDRRLVPGESADEAEAEVRTLAGRHGAAVERFFYAGAFEVPPDALAVRMAEAAVRAVTGAAKTLGVAYATEAPEVSDAGIPVVVLGPGDGSKAHSADEWIELDQLDAASQVYEHLMTQPVEK